A DNA window from Mycobacterium sp. IDR2000157661 contains the following coding sequences:
- the smc gene encoding chromosome segregation protein SMC, giving the protein MHLKSLTLKGFKSFASPTTLRFEPGITCVVGPNGSGKSNVVDALIWVMGEQGAKSLRGGKMEDVIFAGTSSRPPLGRAEVTVTIDNSDGSLPIDYSEVSITRRMFRDGGSEYEINGSSCRLMDIQELLSDSGIGREMHVIVGQGKLSEILESRPEDRRAFIEEAAGVLKHRKRKEKAVRKLDSMSANLARLTDLTTELRRQLKPLGRQAEMARRAQTIQADLRDARLRLAADDLVRRRSEFDNTNHAETTLRREHDEVAARLEAKTVELAAHEAAVETLSERADAAQQRWFALSALAERVGATVRIASERAQHLDGEPEASTGPDPDALEAQAGEVAEQERQLLDELADSRTKLEAARAELTECERLAAEAERAHLAAARAEADRREGLARLAGQVDTMRTRVESIDETVARVTGGIDEAAARAQHTQAEFETVQGRVGELDAGEVGLDEHHDRTVTALRLADERVAELQAAERGAERQVASLRARIEALSVGLDRRDGASWLQKNHSGAGLLGSVANLLRVRDGYEVAVAAVLGAAADAVAAENSGAARAAVAALKESDGGRAAIVLSDWPGEAQPPSAQLPAGATWAVDMVDAPPRLQGAVSAMLADVVVVPDLDAALDLVAARPRLRAVTTDGDLVGAGWVSGGSDRKPSTLEIASEVEKARTELVDAEKQVSELAAALAGAQAEQASRQDAAEQALAALNESDAAISAIYEQLGRLGQDARAADDEWQRLIRQRDELEDNRTRTVTELAELEQRLHNAQQEPTFEAEPVNRQETTAAAEVARAAEVEARLTVRTAEERANAVRGRADSLRRAATAEREARLRAQRAREARVLAAAVAASVAESGRVVAQRLSAVVAVASRIGDQLAAERRHRAAALTETREEVNELTARINGLTDALHKDEVAKAQAALRIEQLEEHILEQFGMATADLVAEYGPDVPLPPTELEMAEYDQARERGEQVTAPVPMPFDRPTQERRAKKAERELNELGRVNPLALEEFAALEERYNFLSTQLEDVKAARKDLLDVIDDVDARILQVFTEAYTDVEREFTQVFSTLFPGGEGRLLLTNPEDMLTTGIEVEARPPGKKIKRLSLLSGGEKSLTAVAMLVAIFRARPSPFYVMDEVEAALDDVNLRRLISLFEQLRERSQLIVITHQKPTMEVADALYGVTMRDDGITAVISQRMRGQELVGSAAN; this is encoded by the coding sequence GTGCACCTCAAGAGCCTGACCCTGAAGGGCTTCAAGTCGTTTGCTTCGCCGACGACGCTGCGCTTCGAGCCGGGCATCACCTGCGTGGTCGGGCCCAACGGTTCCGGTAAGTCCAATGTCGTCGACGCGCTCATCTGGGTGATGGGCGAGCAGGGTGCCAAGAGCCTGCGCGGCGGCAAGATGGAGGACGTCATCTTCGCAGGCACGTCATCGCGCCCGCCGTTGGGTCGCGCCGAGGTCACCGTCACCATCGACAACTCCGACGGCTCGTTGCCCATCGACTACTCCGAGGTGTCGATCACCCGCCGGATGTTCCGCGACGGCGGCAGCGAGTACGAGATCAACGGCAGCAGTTGCCGATTGATGGACATTCAGGAACTCCTCTCCGACTCCGGCATCGGCCGCGAGATGCACGTCATCGTCGGACAGGGCAAGCTGTCGGAGATCCTCGAGTCGCGGCCCGAGGACCGGCGCGCGTTCATCGAGGAGGCCGCAGGCGTCCTCAAGCACCGCAAGCGCAAAGAGAAGGCCGTCCGCAAGCTCGATTCGATGTCGGCCAACCTGGCCCGGCTCACCGATCTGACCACCGAGTTGCGCCGCCAGCTCAAGCCGCTGGGCCGGCAGGCGGAGATGGCGCGGCGCGCCCAGACCATCCAGGCCGATCTGCGCGATGCCCGGCTGCGGCTGGCCGCCGACGACTTGGTAAGGCGCAGATCCGAATTCGACAACACCAACCACGCCGAGACGACGCTGCGCCGTGAGCACGACGAGGTGGCGGCGCGGCTGGAGGCCAAGACGGTGGAGTTGGCCGCGCACGAGGCCGCCGTCGAAACGTTGAGCGAACGAGCCGATGCCGCCCAGCAACGGTGGTTCGCGCTGTCGGCGCTCGCCGAGCGCGTAGGTGCCACCGTGCGCATCGCCAGCGAGCGCGCCCAGCATCTCGACGGCGAGCCCGAGGCCTCGACCGGTCCGGATCCCGATGCCCTGGAGGCGCAGGCCGGCGAGGTCGCCGAGCAGGAACGTCAACTGCTCGACGAGCTGGCCGATTCCCGCACCAAGCTGGAAGCTGCCCGCGCCGAGCTGACCGAATGCGAGCGCCTCGCCGCCGAAGCCGAGCGGGCGCACCTGGCCGCCGCGCGCGCGGAGGCAGATCGGCGCGAGGGCCTGGCCCGACTCGCCGGACAGGTCGACACCATGCGCACCCGGGTCGAGTCGATCGACGAGACCGTCGCCCGGGTCACCGGCGGTATCGACGAGGCTGCCGCGCGGGCGCAGCACACCCAGGCCGAATTCGAGACCGTGCAGGGGCGGGTCGGTGAACTCGACGCCGGTGAGGTGGGCCTCGACGAGCACCACGACCGCACCGTCACCGCCCTGCGGTTGGCCGACGAACGGGTCGCCGAACTGCAGGCCGCCGAGCGCGGAGCCGAACGCCAGGTGGCGTCGCTGCGCGCACGCATCGAGGCGCTGTCGGTCGGCCTGGACCGCAGGGACGGCGCTTCCTGGTTGCAGAAGAACCACAGCGGCGCAGGACTTCTCGGCTCGGTCGCGAACCTGCTGAGGGTGCGCGACGGCTACGAGGTGGCGGTCGCCGCGGTGCTGGGTGCCGCCGCCGACGCCGTCGCCGCGGAGAACTCGGGGGCGGCCCGCGCCGCGGTCGCTGCCTTGAAGGAGTCCGACGGCGGGCGAGCGGCGATCGTGCTCAGCGACTGGCCCGGTGAAGCGCAGCCGCCGTCGGCCCAGCTGCCGGCCGGTGCGACCTGGGCGGTCGACATGGTGGATGCGCCGCCGCGTCTGCAGGGAGCGGTATCGGCGATGCTGGCCGACGTCGTCGTGGTGCCGGACCTGGACGCCGCGCTGGATCTCGTCGCCGCCCGACCGCGGCTTCGCGCGGTCACCACCGACGGCGACCTGGTCGGCGCGGGGTGGGTCAGCGGCGGATCGGACCGCAAGCCGAGCACGCTGGAGATCGCTTCCGAGGTCGAGAAGGCCCGCACCGAGCTGGTCGATGCCGAGAAGCAGGTCAGCGAGCTGGCTGCCGCGCTGGCCGGTGCGCAGGCTGAACAGGCGAGCCGTCAGGACGCCGCCGAGCAGGCGCTCGCGGCGCTCAACGAGTCCGACGCGGCGATCTCGGCGATCTACGAGCAGCTGGGCCGCCTGGGTCAGGACGCGCGCGCCGCCGACGACGAGTGGCAGCGGTTGATCCGGCAGCGCGACGAGCTGGAGGACAACCGCACGCGCACCGTCACCGAGCTGGCCGAGCTCGAGCAGCGGCTCCACAACGCGCAGCAGGAGCCGACTTTCGAAGCCGAGCCGGTCAACCGGCAGGAAACCACTGCCGCCGCGGAGGTGGCGCGGGCCGCCGAGGTGGAGGCCCGGTTGACGGTGCGCACCGCTGAGGAGCGCGCGAATGCCGTTCGCGGACGGGCTGATTCACTGCGCCGGGCGGCAACCGCCGAGCGTGAGGCGAGGCTGCGCGCTCAGCGTGCCAGGGAGGCGCGCGTGCTCGCCGCCGCTGTCGCCGCCTCGGTCGCGGAGTCGGGACGGGTTGTTGCGCAACGGTTGAGCGCCGTAGTCGCGGTGGCATCCCGGATCGGCGACCAGCTCGCAGCCGAACGCCGGCACCGCGCCGCAGCGCTGACCGAGACCCGCGAGGAGGTCAACGAGCTGACCGCGAGGATCAACGGCCTCACCGATGCGCTGCACAAGGACGAGGTCGCCAAAGCCCAGGCCGCGCTGCGCATCGAGCAACTCGAAGAGCACATCCTCGAACAGTTCGGCATGGCCACCGCCGACCTGGTCGCCGAGTACGGCCCCGATGTGCCGCTGCCGCCGACGGAACTCGAGATGGCCGAGTACGACCAGGCGCGGGAACGCGGCGAGCAGGTCACCGCGCCCGTGCCGATGCCGTTCGACCGGCCTACCCAGGAACGCCGCGCCAAGAAGGCCGAGCGCGAGCTCAACGAACTGGGCCGGGTCAATCCGCTGGCGCTCGAGGAGTTCGCCGCGCTGGAGGAGCGCTACAACTTCCTGTCGACGCAGCTCGAGGACGTCAAGGCAGCGCGCAAGGACCTACTCGATGTCATCGACGATGTCGACGCCCGCATCCTTCAGGTGTTCACCGAGGCCTACACCGACGTGGAACGCGAGTTCACCCAAGTGTTTTCGACGCTGTTCCCCGGGGGCGAGGGCCGCCTGCTGCTGACCAATCCCGAGGACATGCTGACCACCGGCATCGAGGTCGAGGCGCGGCCGCCGGGCAAGAAGATCAAGAGGCTCTCCCTGCTGTCCGGTGGCGAGAAGTCGCTGACCGCCGTGGCGATGCTGGTGGCGATCTTCCGGGCACGCCCGTCACCGTTCTACGTCATGGACGAGGTCGAGGCCGCGCTGGACGACGTGAACCTGCGCCGGTTGATCAGCCTGTTCGAGCAGTTGCGTGAGCGGTCCCAGCTGATCGTCATCACCCATCAGAAGCCGACGATGGAGGTGGCCGACGCGCTGTACGGCGTGACCATGCGCGACGACGGCATCACGGCGGTGATCAGCCAGCGCATGCGCGGTCAGGAACTCGTCGGCAGCGCCGCGAACTAG
- the sepIVA gene encoding cell division protein SepIVA, with translation MYRVFEALDELSAIVEEARGVPMTAGCVVPRGDVLELVDDIKDAIPGDLDDAQDVLDARDGLLREAKEHSDSMVSTATAEADSLLNHARAEADRLLADAKAQADRMVAEARQHSERMVGEAREEAGRIAATAKREYEASTGRAKTEADRLIESGNLAYEKAVQEGIKEQQRLVSQTEIVQTATNEATRLIDSAHAEADRLRGECDIYVDSKLAEFEDFLNGTLRSVGRGRHQLRTAAGTHDYAAR, from the coding sequence GTGTACCGAGTCTTTGAGGCGCTCGATGAACTGAGCGCGATTGTGGAAGAAGCCCGCGGCGTGCCGATGACGGCTGGCTGCGTGGTGCCTCGCGGCGATGTGCTCGAGCTGGTCGACGACATCAAGGACGCCATTCCCGGTGACCTCGACGACGCCCAGGACGTCCTCGACGCCCGCGACGGGTTGCTGCGGGAAGCCAAGGAACACTCCGATTCCATGGTGTCGACGGCCACCGCCGAAGCCGACTCCCTGCTCAACCACGCCCGCGCTGAGGCCGACCGCCTGCTCGCCGACGCCAAGGCCCAGGCCGACCGCATGGTCGCCGAGGCGCGTCAGCACAGCGAGCGGATGGTCGGCGAGGCCCGGGAGGAGGCCGGCCGGATCGCCGCGACCGCCAAGCGCGAGTACGAAGCCAGCACCGGACGGGCCAAGACCGAGGCCGACCGGCTCATCGAGAGCGGCAACCTCGCCTACGAGAAGGCCGTGCAGGAAGGCATCAAGGAACAGCAGCGGCTGGTGTCGCAGACCGAGATCGTGCAGACCGCGACGAACGAGGCCACGCGTCTGATCGATTCGGCCCACGCCGAGGCCGACCGGCTGCGCGGAGAATGCGACATCTACGTCGACAGCAAGCTGGCCGAGTTCGAGGACTTCCTCAACGGCACGCTGCGGTCGGTGGGACGGGGCCGTCACCAGTTGCGCACCGCCGCGGGAACGCACGACTACGCGGCTCGCTAG
- the mutM gene encoding bifunctional DNA-formamidopyrimidine glycosylase/DNA-(apurinic or apyrimidinic site) lyase, with amino-acid sequence MPELPEVEVVRRGLHAHVVDKTITAVRVHHPRAVRRHEAGAADLTARLLGARIVGTGRRGKYLWLTLDDGSAVVVHLGMSGQMLLGELPMQDHLRIAALLDDGTALSFVDQRTFGGWMLADLVTADGSEVPLPVAHLARDPLDPLFNRDGVVMVLRRKHSEIKRQLLDQTVVSGIGNIYADEALWRARVNGARLASSLTRSKLAELLDAAAEVMAEALGQGGTSFDSLYVNVNGESGYFDRSLDAYGREGEPCRRCGAVMRREKFMNRSSFYCPRCQARPRVRR; translated from the coding sequence ATGCCTGAGCTTCCCGAGGTCGAGGTCGTACGCCGGGGACTGCACGCGCACGTCGTCGACAAGACGATCACCGCTGTTCGGGTGCACCATCCGCGGGCGGTGCGCAGGCACGAAGCCGGCGCCGCCGATTTGACCGCGCGGTTGCTGGGCGCCCGCATCGTCGGCACCGGCCGCCGCGGGAAGTACCTGTGGCTGACCCTGGATGACGGCTCCGCAGTGGTGGTGCATCTCGGCATGAGCGGGCAGATGCTGCTGGGCGAACTGCCGATGCAGGATCATCTGCGCATCGCCGCTCTGCTCGACGACGGAACCGCGCTGAGCTTCGTCGACCAACGCACTTTCGGCGGCTGGATGCTCGCCGACCTGGTGACCGCCGACGGCAGCGAGGTGCCGCTGCCGGTCGCACATCTTGCCCGCGACCCGCTCGACCCGTTGTTCAATCGCGATGGCGTCGTAATGGTGTTGCGGCGCAAGCACTCCGAGATCAAACGCCAGTTGCTGGATCAGACGGTGGTGTCGGGCATCGGCAACATCTACGCCGACGAGGCGCTGTGGCGCGCTCGTGTCAACGGTGCCCGCCTGGCGTCGTCGCTGACCCGGTCGAAGCTGGCCGAGTTACTCGACGCCGCTGCGGAGGTGATGGCGGAGGCGCTCGGGCAGGGCGGCACCTCATTCGACTCGTTGTATGTCAACGTCAACGGCGAGTCCGGCTACTTCGACCGGTCGCTGGACGCCTACGGCCGCGAAGGTGAGCCGTGCCGGCGCTGCGGCGCGGTGATGCGACGGGAGAAATTCATGAACCGCTCGTCGTTCTACTGCCCCAGATGTCAAGCCCGACCGAGGGTGCGGCGGTGA
- the rnc gene encoding ribonuclease III, translating to MLTMALTHRSYSYENGGLPTNERLEFLGDAVLGLTVTEELYNRHPDRSEGDLAKLRASIVNTQALADVGRQLSDGGLGAHLLLGKGEENSGGADKASILADGVESLLGAIYIEHGITVARDVILRLFGRLLDTAPTLGAGLDWKSSLQELTASRGLGAPSYIVSSTGPDHDKEFTATVLVTDVQYGRGVGRTKKEAELKAAAAAWNALAEAEVDA from the coding sequence ATGCTCACGATGGCGCTGACACACCGCAGCTACTCGTATGAGAACGGTGGCCTGCCCACCAACGAGCGGCTGGAGTTCCTCGGCGACGCGGTGCTCGGGCTGACGGTCACCGAGGAGCTGTACAACCGCCATCCAGACCGGTCCGAGGGTGATCTGGCCAAGCTGCGCGCCAGCATCGTCAACACCCAGGCGCTGGCCGACGTCGGCCGTCAATTGTCCGACGGCGGGCTCGGGGCGCACCTGTTGCTGGGCAAGGGCGAGGAGAACTCCGGCGGCGCCGACAAGGCCAGCATCCTGGCGGACGGCGTCGAATCCCTGTTGGGCGCAATCTATATCGAGCACGGCATCACGGTCGCGCGGGATGTGATACTACGGTTGTTCGGCAGGCTGCTCGACACCGCACCCACGCTGGGCGCCGGGCTGGACTGGAAGAGCAGCCTGCAGGAACTGACAGCGTCGCGCGGGCTGGGCGCACCGTCCTACATCGTGTCCTCGACCGGACCGGACCATGACAAGGAGTTCACCGCGACGGTCCTGGTCACCGACGTCCAATACGGCCGCGGTGTCGGCCGGACGAAGAAGGAAGCCGAACTCAAGGCGGCCGCGGCGGCGTGGAACGCGCTGGCCGAAGCCGAGGTAGATGCCTGA
- a CDS encoding YceD family protein — protein MATHAKTTGHRASQSPLVINIARLGRRPGSMMTVSESVPNPSRIGLDLIGIDEGAPLALDLRLESVSEGVLVTGTVSAPTSGECARCLTPVTGAVDIELTELFAYPDSATDETTDADELGRVEDDAVNLEQPIIDAVGLALPFAPLCGPDCAGLCPHCGVALATAEPGHHHEQIDPRWAKLANVFDEDASE, from the coding sequence ATGGCGACGCATGCGAAAACGACGGGCCACCGCGCGTCACAATCGCCGCTCGTGATCAACATCGCCCGGCTCGGGCGCAGGCCCGGTTCGATGATGACCGTCTCGGAGTCCGTGCCGAACCCGTCGCGCATCGGGCTTGATCTGATCGGTATTGATGAGGGCGCGCCGTTGGCGCTGGATCTGCGGCTCGAGTCGGTATCGGAGGGAGTGCTGGTCACCGGCACCGTCTCGGCGCCGACGTCGGGAGAGTGCGCGCGCTGCCTGACCCCGGTTACCGGGGCGGTCGACATCGAGCTGACCGAGTTGTTCGCCTACCCGGACAGCGCGACCGACGAGACCACCGACGCCGACGAGTTGGGGCGCGTCGAGGATGACGCCGTCAACCTGGAACAGCCCATCATCGACGCGGTCGGGCTGGCGCTGCCGTTCGCCCCGCTGTGCGGACCGGACTGCGCGGGCCTGTGTCCGCACTGCGGTGTCGCGTTGGCCACCGCCGAACCCGGCCACCACCACGAGCAGATCGACCCGAGGTGGGCCAAGCTCGCGAACGTGTTCGACGAGGACGCAAGTGAGTGA
- the ftsY gene encoding signal recognition particle-docking protein FtsY: MLEALPLGLWIAIAVIAVLLLVALVVGLLRYRRRRISLAKPDTTKPIDRSGGYTASSGITFTQSAPAPPADRIDTSGLPAVGDDATVPRDAPKRPIADVRLPEPPVQEPPVVEEPPVVEEPPVVQPPAPAEAPVPAEPAVEEPAALAIDEIAPTEGRLERLRGRLAKSQTTLGRSMLGLLGGGDLDESSWEEVEDTLLIADLGPVVTASVIAALRERMASRNVRSEADARAVLREVLIAELHPELDRSIKALPHADKPSVLLVVGVNGTGKTTTVGKLARVLVADGRRVVLGAADTFRAAAADQLQSWASRVGAQVVRGAEGADPASVAFDAVDKGIEDGADVVCIDTAGRLHTKTGLMDELGKVKRVVGRRAEVDEVLLVLDATIGQNGLPQARVFAEVVDITGVVLTKLDGTAKGGIVFRVQQELGVPVKLVGLGEGADDLAPFEPAAFVDALLG, from the coding sequence GTGTTGGAAGCCCTCCCGTTAGGTCTCTGGATCGCGATCGCGGTCATCGCCGTTCTGCTGTTAGTCGCTCTTGTCGTCGGCCTGCTGCGCTACCGCCGCCGTCGCATCAGCCTGGCCAAGCCGGACACCACCAAGCCCATCGACCGGTCGGGGGGCTATACGGCCTCGTCAGGCATCACGTTCACGCAGTCGGCGCCTGCCCCGCCTGCCGACCGAATCGACACCAGCGGCCTGCCTGCGGTCGGAGATGACGCCACCGTGCCCCGCGACGCGCCGAAGCGCCCGATCGCCGATGTGCGCCTGCCGGAGCCGCCGGTCCAGGAGCCGCCGGTAGTCGAGGAGCCGCCGGTCGTCGAGGAACCGCCGGTCGTCCAGCCGCCGGCACCCGCCGAAGCACCCGTGCCCGCGGAGCCGGCCGTCGAGGAACCGGCCGCACTCGCGATCGACGAGATCGCGCCGACCGAAGGCAGGCTCGAGCGGTTGCGGGGCCGGCTGGCCAAGTCGCAGACCACGCTCGGTCGCAGCATGCTGGGGCTACTCGGTGGCGGCGACCTCGACGAGTCGTCCTGGGAAGAGGTCGAGGACACCCTGCTCATCGCCGACCTGGGTCCCGTGGTCACCGCGTCTGTGATCGCGGCCCTGCGTGAGCGCATGGCCAGCCGCAACGTGCGCTCGGAGGCCGACGCCCGAGCGGTCCTGCGCGAGGTGCTCATCGCCGAACTGCACCCCGAACTCGACCGTTCCATCAAAGCGCTGCCGCACGCCGACAAGCCCTCGGTGCTGCTCGTCGTGGGCGTCAACGGCACCGGAAAGACCACGACCGTCGGCAAGCTGGCCCGTGTGCTGGTCGCCGACGGTCGTCGCGTCGTGCTGGGTGCGGCCGACACGTTCCGCGCGGCCGCGGCCGACCAGTTGCAGTCCTGGGCATCGCGCGTCGGCGCGCAGGTGGTCCGCGGCGCCGAGGGCGCCGACCCCGCCTCCGTGGCGTTCGACGCCGTCGACAAGGGCATCGAGGACGGCGCCGACGTCGTCTGCATCGACACCGCCGGCCGCCTGCACACCAAGACCGGCCTGATGGACGAGCTCGGCAAGGTGAAGCGGGTGGTCGGTCGTCGCGCAGAAGTGGACGAGGTGCTGCTGGTACTCGACGCCACGATCGGGCAGAACGGTCTGCCGCAAGCGCGGGTGTTCGCCGAGGTCGTCGACATCACCGGTGTGGTGCTCACCAAACTCGACGGCACCGCCAAGGGCGGTATCGTCTTCCGCGTGCAGCAGGAGCTGGGCGTGCCGGTCAAACTCGTCGGCCTCGGTGAAGGTGCCGATGACCTGGCCCCGTTCGAGCCGGCGGCATTCGTCGACGCGCTGCTGGGCTGA
- the rsmD gene encoding 16S rRNA (guanine(966)-N(2))-methyltransferase RsmD, protein MTRIVAGAFGGRRITVPQSRSGRGTRPTTDRVRESLFNVLAARIDFAGTAVLDLYAGSGALGLEALSRGAESAEFVEADARAASVIADNIAALGAAGATVRRGTVAAVLSSGAPRPVDVVFADPPYDVRSAEIAVMLDALAAGGWTAEGTLVVVERPASGAALEWPRGWRVWPSRTYGDTRLELAEVSEQS, encoded by the coding sequence CTGACCCGCATCGTCGCCGGCGCCTTCGGGGGCCGACGAATCACGGTGCCGCAGAGTCGCTCTGGCCGTGGAACCCGCCCTACCACCGACCGGGTTCGCGAGTCGCTGTTCAACGTGCTGGCCGCTCGGATCGACTTCGCGGGAACAGCGGTGCTCGACCTGTACGCGGGTTCGGGCGCGCTGGGCCTGGAGGCGCTGTCACGGGGGGCGGAGTCGGCGGAGTTCGTTGAGGCCGACGCGCGTGCGGCGAGCGTCATCGCCGACAACATCGCTGCGCTGGGTGCCGCCGGCGCGACCGTGCGGCGCGGAACCGTGGCCGCGGTGCTGTCGAGTGGCGCCCCTCGCCCCGTGGACGTGGTGTTCGCCGACCCGCCCTATGACGTCCGATCCGCTGAGATCGCCGTGATGCTGGACGCTTTGGCGGCGGGTGGCTGGACCGCCGAGGGCACGCTGGTGGTCGTCGAACGGCCGGCGTCCGGCGCGGCGCTGGAGTGGCCGCGGGGCTGGCGGGTGTGGCCGTCGCGCACCTACGGCGACACCCGCCTGGAGCTGGCTGAGGTGTCCGAACAGTCCTGA
- a CDS encoding hemerythrin domain-containing protein, with the protein MVETFVQSTDDVVRFLKDQHNLIKDMFDEVLSASSDEAREKAFVNLRQLLAVHETAEEMVVHPRARNEIGDGDEVVDARLKEEHDAKEQLSKLENMDVGSKEFIDELTTFRDAVIQHAEAEEAEEFNKLQAKLDSDDLGRMAKAVQAAEAIAPTRPHPGVESAKLNFAVGPFASMLDRARDVIGGALR; encoded by the coding sequence ATGGTCGAGACATTCGTCCAGTCCACCGACGACGTCGTCCGATTCCTCAAGGACCAGCACAACCTGATCAAGGACATGTTCGACGAGGTGCTGTCGGCGTCGAGCGACGAGGCCCGCGAGAAGGCGTTCGTCAACCTTCGCCAACTGCTTGCGGTACACGAGACCGCCGAGGAGATGGTGGTCCATCCGCGCGCCCGCAACGAGATCGGTGACGGCGACGAGGTGGTCGACGCGCGCCTCAAGGAGGAGCACGACGCCAAGGAGCAGTTGTCGAAGCTGGAGAACATGGACGTCGGCTCCAAGGAGTTCATCGATGAGCTGACCACGTTCCGCGACGCGGTGATCCAGCACGCCGAGGCCGAGGAAGCCGAGGAGTTCAACAAGCTGCAGGCCAAGCTCGACTCCGACGACCTCGGGCGGATGGCCAAGGCGGTCCAGGCGGCCGAGGCCATCGCGCCGACGCGTCCGCACCCCGGTGTCGAGTCGGCCAAGCTCAACTTCGCCGTGGGCCCGTTCGCATCGATGCTCGACCGCGCACGGGACGTTATCGGCGGGGCGCTCAGATAA
- a CDS encoding OsmC family protein, translated as MTELWVERTAQRRYTGRSSRGAEVLVGSEDIEGVFTPGELMKIALAACSGMASDIPLQRRLGEDYRTTIRVSGPPDREQERYPLLEERMHLDLSGLSEEEAARVLTVVERAVDKVCTVGRTLKSGAEVTFEVSDAGVS; from the coding sequence ATGACCGAACTGTGGGTGGAGCGAACCGCACAGCGCCGCTACACGGGGCGTAGCTCGCGGGGCGCCGAGGTGCTCGTCGGAAGCGAGGACATCGAGGGTGTGTTCACGCCGGGCGAGTTGATGAAGATCGCACTCGCGGCCTGCAGCGGCATGGCCAGCGACATACCCCTGCAGCGGCGCCTCGGCGAGGATTACCGGACGACGATCCGGGTATCCGGTCCGCCCGACCGCGAACAGGAGCGCTATCCGCTGCTCGAGGAGCGGATGCACCTCGACCTGTCCGGGCTGTCCGAGGAGGAGGCGGCGCGGGTGCTGACCGTGGTCGAACGAGCAGTGGACAAGGTGTGCACTGTCGGACGCACACTGAAGTCCGGGGCAGAAGTGACGTTTGAGGTTTCTGATGCAGGAGTTAGCTGA
- the coaD gene encoding pantetheine-phosphate adenylyltransferase — protein sequence MSGAVCPGSFDPVTLGHIDVFERAAAQFDEVVVAVLINPSKKGMFDPDERIAMIEESTAHLMNLRVESGQGLVVDFAKARGLTAIVKGLRTGTDFEYELQMAQMNKHIAGVDTFFVATTPRYSFVSSSLAKEVATLGGDVSELLPAAVNARLSNKLRQG from the coding sequence ATGAGCGGCGCGGTATGCCCGGGATCCTTCGACCCGGTGACTCTCGGCCACATCGACGTGTTCGAGCGCGCGGCTGCGCAGTTCGACGAGGTGGTCGTCGCGGTGCTGATCAACCCGAGCAAGAAGGGCATGTTCGATCCCGACGAGCGCATCGCGATGATCGAGGAGTCGACCGCGCATCTGATGAACCTTCGGGTGGAGTCCGGCCAGGGACTGGTCGTCGACTTCGCGAAGGCCCGGGGGCTGACCGCGATCGTCAAGGGTCTGCGCACGGGCACCGACTTCGAATACGAACTGCAGATGGCCCAGATGAACAAGCACATCGCCGGCGTCGACACCTTCTTCGTCGCGACCACGCCGCGCTATTCGTTCGTGTCCTCGTCGCTGGCCAAGGAAGTCGCCACGCTTGGCGGAGACGTGTCCGAGCTACTGCCCGCGGCCGTCAACGCGCGGCTCAGCAACAAGCTGCGGCAAGGTTAA
- a CDS encoding acylphosphatase has translation MQELAEVRLTAWVHGHVQGVGFRWWTRSRALELGLTGYAANKADGRVQVVAQGPRRSCQQLLDLLQSGDTPGRVDKVVADFSQPGDSLQGFTER, from the coding sequence ATGCAGGAGTTAGCTGAGGTACGACTGACGGCCTGGGTGCACGGTCACGTCCAGGGCGTCGGCTTCCGCTGGTGGACGCGCTCACGCGCACTCGAACTGGGGCTGACGGGCTACGCCGCGAACAAGGCCGACGGGCGTGTGCAGGTCGTCGCACAGGGTCCGAGGCGAAGCTGTCAGCAGCTGCTTGACCTGCTGCAAAGCGGCGACACTCCCGGCCGCGTCGACAAGGTCGTCGCCGACTTCAGCCAACCCGGCGACTCGCTACAAGGGTTCACCGAGCGTTAG